A window from Peromyscus eremicus chromosome 5, PerEre_H2_v1, whole genome shotgun sequence encodes these proteins:
- the Dnajb1 gene encoding dnaJ homolog subfamily B member 1 isoform X2, whose amino-acid sequence MFAEFFGGRNPFDTFFGQRNGEEGMDIDDPFSAFPMGMGGFPNVNFARARPAQEPTRKKQDPPVTHDLRVSLEEIYSGCTKKMKISHKRLNPDGKSIRNEDKILTIEVKRGWKEGTKITFPKEGDQTSNNIPADIVFVLKDKPHNIFKRDGSDVIYPARISLREALCGCTVNVPTLDGRTIPVVFKDVIRPGMRRKVPGEGLPLPKTPEKRGDLVIEFEVIFPERIPLTSRTVLEQVLPI is encoded by the exons ATGTTTGCTGAGTTCTTTGGTGGCAGAAACCCCTTTGATACCTTTTTTGGGCAGCGCAACGGGGAGGAAGGCATGGACATCGATGACCCATTCTCTGCCTTCCCCATGGGCATGGGTGGCTTCCCCAATGTGAACTTTGCACGTGCCCGCCCTGCCCAAGAGCCCACCCGAAAGAAGCAAGATCCTCCAGTCACCCATGACCTCCGGGTCTCCCTTGAAGAGATCTACAGCGGCTGTACCAAGAAGATGAAAATCTCCCACAAGCGGCTGAACCCTGATGGAAAAAGCATTCGAAATGAAGATAAGATCCTGACCATCGAAGtgaagaggggctggaaagaaggGACCAAAATCACCTTTCCCAAGGAAGGGGACCAGACCTCCAACAACATTCCAGCTGACATCGTCTTTGTTTTAAAGGACAAGCCACACAACATCTTCAAGAGAGATGGTTCCGATGTCATTTATCCAGCCAGGATTAGCCTTCGGGAG GCTCTCTGTGGTTGCACTGTAAATGTCCCCACTCTGGACGGCAGGACCATCCCTGTTGTATTCAAAGATGTCATCAGGCCTGGCATGCGGCGGAAAGTTCCTGGAGAAGGCCTCCCTCTCCCCAAAACACCCGAGAAACGTGGGGACCTTGTTATCGAATTTGAAGTCATCTTCCCCGAAAGGATTCCCCTGACCTCCAGAACCGTCCTGGAGCAGGTTCTTCCCATATAG